The following proteins are encoded in a genomic region of Protaetiibacter sp. SSC-01:
- a CDS encoding TetR/AcrR family transcriptional regulator has translation MDTTTPTAEQILDAASAIVIGDGVETLRYTTLAQRLGTDVDAVRRVYPVFEDLLAALFTREAQELLHGVVDNVERDPRGGLPSRIFGYALVAVFEHPFARALYIDDPAGLNRVMRSIDGVAAVPDLTVHPELLPALQDAGMVREDADPHAVAAVISVMGSGVAMSAPGQLIDVVADGLKMLLERAVDADVDDTTPGKQIFARYAERVAVNGPRR, from the coding sequence ATGGACACCACCACTCCCACCGCCGAGCAGATCCTCGACGCGGCCTCCGCAATCGTGATCGGCGACGGCGTCGAAACGCTCCGCTACACCACCCTCGCCCAACGTCTCGGGACGGATGTCGACGCCGTCAGGCGCGTCTACCCCGTCTTCGAGGACCTCCTCGCCGCGCTCTTCACGCGCGAGGCGCAGGAGCTGCTGCACGGGGTCGTCGACAACGTCGAACGCGACCCGCGCGGCGGCCTCCCCTCACGCATCTTCGGCTACGCGCTCGTGGCCGTTTTCGAGCATCCGTTCGCGCGAGCGCTCTACATCGACGACCCGGCGGGCCTCAACCGTGTCATGCGGTCGATCGACGGCGTCGCCGCGGTGCCCGACCTCACCGTGCACCCCGAGCTGCTCCCCGCGTTGCAGGACGCCGGGATGGTGCGCGAGGACGCCGACCCGCACGCGGTGGCCGCCGTCATCAGCGTCATGGGCTCGGGGGTCGCCATGTCGGCGCCCGGCCAGCTCATCGACGTCGTCGCCGACGGGCTCAAGATGCTGCTCGAGCGCGCCGTCGACGCGGATGTGGACGACACGACCCCCGGCAAGCAGATCTTCGCGCGGTACGCCGAGAGGGTGGCCGTCAACGGGCCGCGTCGCTAG
- a CDS encoding HdeD family acid-resistance protein, whose product MSNDAALGADSSLIRSVWWLVLLRGVFAIILGVLAFVWPVATAVAFVWVWGVYALVDGVFTIGHAISVRRTDSKWVWLLAIGAVGVIAGLVAMIFPAAAGALALLVLLWTIAIWAIVDGIFGIPAAASLASGSAKTLGIVFSVVTILFGVLLAILLFVTPVSALIGLIFMLGWYAVIAGVVLVVIAIRARTSGKTEVAV is encoded by the coding sequence ATGTCGAACGATGCGGCCCTCGGGGCCGACAGCAGTCTCATCAGGTCCGTGTGGTGGCTCGTGCTGCTGCGCGGCGTCTTCGCCATCATCCTGGGCGTCCTCGCCTTCGTGTGGCCCGTCGCGACCGCCGTCGCGTTCGTGTGGGTGTGGGGCGTCTACGCCCTCGTCGACGGCGTGTTCACGATCGGCCACGCCATCTCGGTGCGGCGCACCGACTCCAAGTGGGTGTGGCTGCTCGCGATCGGCGCCGTCGGCGTCATCGCGGGCCTCGTCGCGATGATCTTCCCCGCCGCGGCGGGCGCGCTCGCACTGCTCGTGCTGCTCTGGACGATCGCGATCTGGGCCATCGTCGACGGCATCTTCGGCATCCCGGCCGCCGCCTCGCTCGCGAGCGGCTCGGCGAAGACCCTCGGGATCGTGTTCTCGGTCGTGACGATCCTCTTCGGCGTCCTGCTCGCGATCCTGCTGTTCGTGACGCCCGTGTCGGCCCTCATCGGCCTCATCTTCATGCTCGGCTGGTACGCGGTGATCGCGGGCGTCGTGCTCGTCGTCATCGCGATCCGCGCGCGCACCTCGGGCAAGACGGAGGTCGCCGTCTAG
- a CDS encoding UPF0182 family protein: MTSASPSDVRSRGRSTAAIVIAILAVLVVGFLAFSYLYADVLWFDQLGFLGVLTTQWWAVAVMFLVGFAAMAIVMWVSIYIAFRSRPLYQKLGSQLDRYQQVVEPLRRLAMIGIPVLLGLFVGVSTAARWTTVLQFVNRTPFGEKDPQFGLDVSFFIYELPFYRGLVAYASAIVLISGLAAIATHYLYGGIRINGREVRVTRAARVQIAVTAAVYIALQAASIWLDQFATLTNDSGVVTGATYTDVNAGIPGRAILAGIAALVAVLFIVTAVIGRWRLPLIGTGLLIVSSLVVGTVYPAIVQRFTVDPNAKRVEAEYIQRAIDATRKAYGIDDIDVVSYDAVTTATEGQLKEDAQTTANIRILDPAIVGDTFKQLERVKQYYQFQNHLDVDRYEIDGQTQDTVIAVRELNPAGQSNKSWYNNTLVYTHGFGVVAAYGNKRTVDGQPEFLESGIPSQGELGEFQPRVYFGENSPVYSIVGAPADSTAIELDYPSGGEDSDVNATFTFDGDGGPVLDNVIKKLVYALKFQSADLLLSDAVTAESQILYDRNPLDRVKRVAPYLTLDTDTYPAVVDGKIVWIVDGYTTTADYPYSSIQQLSSTIADTYTPSPDFPLDDVNYIRNSVKATVDAYDGSVTLYAWDTEDPLLKTWQKIFPTTLKPASEMSDDLTAHVRYPADLFKVQRAILQTYHVDDAGTFYSGDDAWATPNDPTVPQAQAKSQPPYYLTMQVPGADKPSFSIYSTYIPQAQTGDAGQSILTGFLAANADAGEDYGKLTLLTLPKRDTVPGPGQVQNSFNTDTVVANEINILQRGDTTVVYGNLLTLPVGGGLLYVQPLYVKSTGETSYPLLRKVLVAFGDQVAFEDTLDQALDALFGGDSGAPAGDTDAEPEPGTDEPGTEEPGTGEPGTGSDADNAALQEALADYKKALDDRTKAYAEGDLVAAAEADQRMRDAIEAAIEAAG; this comes from the coding sequence GTGACATCCGCAAGTCCCTCCGACGTCCGTTCCCGTGGACGCAGCACCGCCGCGATCGTCATCGCCATCCTCGCGGTGCTGGTCGTCGGATTCCTCGCCTTCTCGTACCTCTACGCCGACGTGCTGTGGTTCGACCAGCTCGGCTTCCTCGGCGTGCTGACCACGCAGTGGTGGGCGGTCGCCGTGATGTTCCTCGTCGGCTTCGCCGCGATGGCGATCGTCATGTGGGTGAGCATCTACATCGCGTTCCGCTCGCGCCCGCTCTACCAGAAGCTCGGGTCGCAGCTCGACCGCTACCAGCAGGTCGTCGAGCCGCTGCGCCGCCTCGCGATGATCGGCATCCCGGTGCTGCTCGGCCTCTTCGTCGGCGTCTCGACCGCCGCGCGCTGGACGACGGTGCTGCAGTTCGTCAACCGCACGCCCTTCGGCGAGAAGGACCCGCAGTTCGGCCTCGACGTGTCGTTCTTCATCTACGAGCTGCCGTTCTACCGCGGGCTCGTGGCGTACGCGTCGGCCATCGTGCTCATCTCGGGGCTCGCCGCGATCGCCACCCACTACCTCTACGGCGGCATCCGCATCAACGGCCGCGAGGTGCGCGTGACGCGCGCCGCACGCGTGCAGATCGCCGTGACGGCCGCGGTCTACATCGCGCTGCAGGCGGCGAGCATCTGGCTCGACCAGTTCGCGACGCTCACGAACGACTCGGGCGTCGTCACGGGCGCCACCTACACGGATGTCAACGCCGGCATCCCCGGACGCGCGATCCTCGCGGGCATCGCCGCGCTCGTCGCCGTGCTGTTCATCGTCACGGCGGTCATCGGCCGCTGGCGCCTGCCGCTCATCGGCACGGGCCTCCTCATCGTCTCGAGCCTCGTCGTCGGCACCGTCTATCCGGCGATCGTGCAGCGCTTCACGGTCGACCCGAACGCGAAGCGCGTCGAGGCGGAGTACATCCAGCGCGCCATCGACGCGACGCGCAAGGCGTACGGCATCGACGACATCGACGTCGTCTCCTACGACGCCGTCACGACCGCGACCGAGGGTCAGCTCAAGGAGGACGCCCAGACCACGGCGAACATCCGCATCCTCGACCCCGCGATCGTGGGCGACACGTTCAAGCAGCTCGAGCGCGTCAAGCAGTACTACCAGTTCCAGAACCACCTCGACGTCGACCGCTACGAGATCGACGGCCAGACTCAGGACACCGTCATCGCGGTGCGCGAGCTCAATCCGGCGGGACAGAGCAACAAGAGCTGGTACAACAACACGCTCGTCTACACGCACGGCTTCGGCGTCGTCGCGGCGTACGGCAACAAGCGCACGGTCGACGGCCAGCCGGAGTTCCTCGAGTCGGGCATCCCGTCGCAGGGCGAGCTCGGCGAGTTCCAGCCGCGCGTGTACTTCGGCGAGAACTCGCCCGTCTACTCGATCGTGGGCGCGCCCGCGGATTCGACGGCGATCGAGCTCGACTATCCGAGCGGCGGCGAGGACAGCGACGTCAACGCGACGTTCACCTTCGACGGCGACGGCGGGCCCGTGCTCGACAACGTCATCAAGAAGCTCGTCTACGCCCTCAAGTTCCAGTCGGCCGATCTCCTGCTGTCGGACGCCGTGACCGCCGAGTCGCAGATCCTGTACGACCGCAACCCGCTCGACCGCGTCAAGCGCGTCGCGCCGTACCTGACGCTCGACACCGACACGTACCCGGCCGTCGTCGACGGCAAGATCGTGTGGATCGTCGACGGCTACACGACGACCGCGGACTACCCGTACTCGAGCATCCAGCAGCTGTCGTCGACCATCGCCGACACCTACACGCCGAGCCCGGACTTCCCGCTCGACGACGTCAACTACATCCGCAACTCGGTGAAGGCGACCGTCGACGCGTACGACGGCTCGGTCACGCTCTACGCATGGGACACCGAGGACCCGCTGCTCAAGACATGGCAGAAGATCTTCCCGACGACGCTCAAGCCGGCATCCGAGATGAGCGACGACCTCACGGCGCACGTTCGCTACCCGGCCGACCTCTTCAAGGTGCAGCGCGCGATCCTGCAGACCTACCACGTCGACGACGCCGGAACGTTCTACTCGGGCGACGACGCGTGGGCGACCCCGAACGACCCGACCGTGCCGCAGGCGCAGGCCAAGTCGCAGCCCCCGTACTACCTGACGATGCAGGTGCCGGGAGCCGACAAGCCGTCGTTCTCGATCTACTCGACCTACATCCCGCAGGCGCAGACGGGCGACGCCGGCCAGAGCATCCTCACCGGCTTCCTCGCGGCGAACGCGGATGCGGGGGAGGACTACGGCAAGCTCACGCTGCTCACGCTCCCGAAGCGCGACACCGTGCCCGGCCCCGGCCAGGTGCAGAACTCGTTCAACACCGACACCGTCGTGGCGAACGAGATCAACATCCTGCAGCGCGGTGACACGACCGTCGTCTACGGCAACCTGCTGACGCTCCCGGTCGGCGGCGGTCTGCTCTACGTGCAACCCCTCTACGTGAAGTCGACGGGTGAGACGAGCTACCCGCTGCTGCGCAAGGTGCTCGTGGCCTTCGGCGACCAGGTCGCCTTCGAGGACACCCTCGACCAGGCCCTCGACGCCCTGTTCGGCGGCGACTCCGGCGCGCCCGCGGGCGACACGGATGCCGAGCCCGAGCCCGGCACGGACGAGCCCGGTACCGAGGAACCCGGCACGGGCGAGCCCGGTACCGGTTCCGACGCCGACAACGCGGCCCTGCAGGAGGCCCTCGCGGACTACAAGAAGGCGCTCGACGACCGCACGAAGGCCTACGCGGAGGGCGACCTCGTCGCCGCCGCCGAGGCCGATCAGCGGATGCGCGACGCCATCGAGGCCGCGATCGAGGCCGCCGGCTGA
- a CDS encoding aminotransferase class I/II-fold pyridoxal phosphate-dependent enzyme, with the protein MRVTDAPWRRAARGALLIGPDGVARPTIFAEMSALAAATGALNLGQGFPDEDGPAEILEAARDAIAAGVNQYPPGLGMPVLREAIARHQKRFYGLDVDPEREVLVTAGATEALAATLLAFVEPGDEVVTLEPVYDSYGAIIALAGGRHVPVPLTAPDFLPDPDALRAAVTDRTRIILLNTPHNPTGAMLDTGLLDLAIELAHRHDALVVTDEVYEHLVFDGRAHVPAATRPGAAGRVITISSAGKTFSTTGWKIGWLTASPELRDAVLAVKQFLTYVGGAPFQPAVATGLDLPDAFFHDAAATLEAKRDLLSDGLRAAGFEVSRPSGSYFVIADAAPLGVDDAEQLCRRLPELAGVVGIPLTAFVHPDRRAPYRSLVRFAFCKRVEVLREAAERLAGADIRPA; encoded by the coding sequence GTGCGGGTGACCGACGCACCCTGGAGGCGAGCCGCGCGCGGAGCCCTGCTGATCGGCCCGGACGGCGTCGCGCGGCCCACCATCTTCGCCGAGATGTCGGCCCTCGCGGCGGCGACCGGCGCCCTCAACCTCGGCCAGGGCTTCCCCGACGAGGACGGCCCCGCCGAGATCCTCGAGGCGGCGCGCGACGCGATCGCGGCGGGCGTCAACCAGTACCCGCCGGGACTCGGGATGCCCGTGCTGCGCGAGGCGATCGCCCGTCACCAGAAGCGCTTCTACGGGCTCGACGTCGACCCCGAGCGCGAGGTGCTCGTGACCGCGGGCGCGACCGAGGCCCTCGCCGCGACGCTCCTCGCGTTCGTCGAGCCGGGCGACGAGGTCGTGACCCTCGAGCCCGTCTACGACTCCTATGGCGCCATCATCGCCCTCGCGGGCGGACGCCACGTGCCCGTGCCGCTCACCGCCCCCGACTTCCTGCCCGACCCCGACGCCTTGCGCGCCGCCGTCACCGATCGCACGCGCATCATCCTGCTCAACACGCCCCACAACCCGACGGGCGCGATGCTCGACACCGGGCTGCTCGACCTCGCGATCGAGCTCGCACACCGGCACGACGCCCTCGTCGTGACCGACGAGGTCTACGAGCACCTCGTGTTCGACGGACGGGCGCACGTGCCCGCCGCGACCCGGCCCGGGGCCGCGGGCCGGGTCATCACGATCTCGAGTGCCGGCAAGACCTTTTCGACGACGGGATGGAAGATCGGCTGGCTCACGGCGTCGCCCGAGCTGCGGGATGCCGTGCTCGCCGTGAAGCAGTTCCTCACCTACGTGGGCGGCGCGCCCTTCCAGCCCGCCGTCGCGACGGGGCTCGACCTCCCCGACGCGTTCTTCCACGACGCGGCCGCGACGCTCGAGGCCAAGCGCGACCTACTGTCGGACGGGCTCCGCGCGGCCGGCTTCGAGGTCAGCCGCCCGTCGGGCTCCTACTTCGTGATCGCGGATGCCGCGCCGCTCGGGGTGGACGACGCCGAGCAGCTGTGCCGTCGGCTCCCCGAGCTCGCGGGCGTCGTCGGCATTCCCCTCACCGCCTTCGTGCACCCCGACCGGCGTGCGCCGTACCGGTCCCTTGTGCGGTTCGCGTTCTGCAAGCGCGTCGAGGTGCTGCGGGAGGCGGCCGAGCGGCTCGCGGGTGCCGACATCCGTCCCGCCTGA
- a CDS encoding carbon-nitrogen hydrolase family protein: MNADDAPFAVAVAQFAPSADTAANLEEISRLAVDAASRGAMLVVFPEYSSYFTPTMGEDWVEAAQTLHGPFVRGLAEISAELGIHLVAGLLEVVPGEPARAANTIVALDPDGELVAHYRKQHLYDAFGQRESDWIVAGAIEEPRTFVAGGFTVGIQTCYDVRFPEVTRRLVDAGAEIVVLPAEWVRGPLKESAWRTLVTARAIENTVFVAAADQAPPIGAGNSMIVDPMGVELATIGDATDTAVAWITRARLRQVRHLNPALQLRRYRVEPVPPGA; encoded by the coding sequence ATGAACGCCGATGACGCGCCTTTCGCGGTGGCGGTCGCGCAGTTCGCGCCGAGCGCCGACACCGCGGCCAACCTGGAGGAGATCTCGCGCCTCGCCGTCGATGCCGCCTCGCGCGGCGCGATGCTCGTGGTCTTCCCGGAGTACTCGTCGTACTTCACGCCCACGATGGGCGAGGACTGGGTCGAGGCGGCGCAGACGCTGCACGGCCCCTTCGTGCGAGGGCTCGCGGAGATCTCGGCCGAGCTCGGCATCCACCTGGTCGCCGGCCTCCTCGAGGTCGTGCCGGGTGAGCCCGCGCGCGCGGCCAACACGATCGTCGCGCTCGACCCCGACGGCGAGCTCGTGGCGCACTACCGCAAGCAGCACCTCTACGACGCCTTCGGTCAGCGGGAGTCCGACTGGATCGTCGCGGGCGCCATCGAGGAGCCCCGCACGTTCGTCGCGGGCGGCTTCACGGTCGGCATCCAGACCTGCTACGACGTGCGCTTCCCCGAGGTGACGCGTCGCCTCGTCGACGCGGGCGCCGAGATCGTCGTGCTGCCGGCCGAGTGGGTGCGTGGCCCGCTCAAGGAGTCGGCCTGGCGCACGCTCGTGACGGCGCGCGCGATCGAGAACACCGTCTTCGTGGCGGCCGCCGACCAGGCGCCGCCGATCGGCGCCGGCAACAGCATGATCGTCGACCCCATGGGCGTCGAGCTCGCGACGATCGGCGACGCGACGGATACCGCGGTCGCCTGGATCACGCGGGCGCGACTCCGCCAGGTGCGCCACCTCAACCCGGCGCTGCAGCTGCGTCGCTACCGGGTCGAGCCGGTGCCCCCGGGGGCGTAG
- a CDS encoding bifunctional 2-polyprenyl-6-hydroxyphenol methylase/3-demethylubiquinol 3-O-methyltransferase UbiG, producing MSEERETGEDPREPVDRHSGEWLDRNRARWDELVPIHIASPMYDRTALREGRGRFMTPMEEDELAAYAPDGWAGKRVLHLQCHFGQDTLVFAQRGAEVVGLDFSMPAIEEARGLASELGLADTARFVHANVYDARHVLPEPGSFDVVYSTWGTIGWLPDVPEWARIVEWFLKPGGRFYFADSHPAAWVHEDRKSGRGLPELRYEYFADGRADVWDEEGDYADDDAVVENTITWEWAHTTGEVISSVLDAGLRLDFYHEHDLVPWRFFRALEEKQEGLWGWPAERWLPLTYSLGATRPTAG from the coding sequence ATGTCCGAGGAGCGCGAGACGGGCGAGGATCCCCGGGAGCCCGTCGACCGGCACAGCGGGGAGTGGCTCGACCGCAACCGCGCCCGCTGGGACGAGCTCGTCCCCATCCACATCGCGTCGCCCATGTACGACCGCACCGCCCTGCGCGAGGGCCGCGGCCGCTTCATGACGCCCATGGAGGAGGACGAGCTCGCCGCCTACGCCCCGGACGGCTGGGCGGGCAAGCGCGTGCTGCATCTGCAGTGCCACTTCGGCCAGGACACGCTCGTCTTCGCGCAGCGAGGCGCCGAGGTCGTGGGACTCGACTTCTCGATGCCCGCGATCGAGGAGGCGCGGGGGCTCGCATCCGAGCTCGGCCTCGCCGACACCGCGCGCTTCGTGCACGCGAACGTCTACGACGCTCGTCACGTGCTGCCCGAGCCCGGCAGCTTCGACGTCGTCTACTCCACGTGGGGCACGATCGGATGGCTCCCCGACGTGCCGGAGTGGGCGCGCATCGTCGAGTGGTTCCTCAAGCCCGGCGGCCGCTTCTACTTCGCCGACAGCCACCCCGCCGCGTGGGTGCACGAGGACCGGAAGTCGGGTCGCGGGCTGCCGGAGCTGCGCTACGAGTACTTCGCCGACGGCCGTGCGGACGTCTGGGACGAAGAGGGCGACTACGCCGACGACGACGCGGTCGTGGAGAACACGATCACGTGGGAGTGGGCGCACACGACGGGGGAGGTGATCAGCTCGGTGCTCGACGCCGGTCTGCGCCTCGACTTCTACCACGAGCACGATCTCGTGCCGTGGCGCTTCTTCCGCGCGCTCGAGGAGAAGCAGGAGGGGCTGTGGGGCTGGCCTGCCGAGCGCTGGCTGCCGCTCACGTACTCGCTCGGCGCCACCCGCCCCACCGCTGGTTGA
- a CDS encoding DNA/RNA non-specific endonuclease — MTETTGYDAAFLGVPVALPRPSDGRAVVELPSPHFTVLLDPERRLAASTGVNIDGAALLDLGRAGAWHLDERVPASAQAGPEVYTRNDLDRGHLVRRRDPVWGDRAVAAAANEATFAYTNAAPQAAPFNQGPTLWVGLEDHVLAYARAHAHRVSVFTGPVLEPDDPPYRGIRIPRRFWKIAAWTADAGAGSRELRAAGFLLDQTPALESIGIGGRAGIGDEPPPIEPYLTYQVPVTEIGALAHLDVGHLAAADRLSPVTGARRPAAWRLLTRPEHIEL; from the coding sequence GTGACGGAGACGACGGGATACGACGCGGCCTTCCTCGGGGTCCCCGTCGCGCTCCCCCGTCCGTCCGACGGTCGGGCCGTCGTCGAGCTGCCGTCGCCGCACTTCACGGTGCTGCTCGACCCCGAGCGGCGGCTCGCCGCGAGCACGGGCGTCAACATCGACGGCGCAGCGCTGCTCGACCTCGGCCGCGCCGGCGCGTGGCACCTCGACGAGCGCGTTCCGGCATCCGCTCAGGCGGGGCCCGAGGTGTACACGCGCAACGACCTCGACCGCGGGCACCTCGTGCGCCGGCGCGACCCCGTGTGGGGCGATCGCGCGGTGGCAGCGGCTGCGAACGAGGCGACCTTCGCGTACACCAACGCGGCACCGCAGGCCGCCCCGTTCAACCAGGGCCCGACGCTGTGGGTGGGCCTCGAGGACCACGTGCTCGCCTACGCGCGCGCCCACGCGCACCGTGTGAGCGTGTTCACCGGGCCCGTGCTCGAGCCCGACGACCCGCCGTACCGCGGCATCCGCATCCCCCGGCGCTTCTGGAAGATCGCGGCGTGGACTGCGGATGCGGGGGCCGGCTCCCGCGAGCTACGCGCGGCCGGCTTCCTGCTCGACCAGACGCCCGCGCTGGAGTCGATCGGGATCGGCGGTCGGGCGGGGATCGGCGACGAGCCACCGCCCATCGAGCCGTACCTCACGTACCAGGTGCCCGTCACGGAGATCGGTGCGCTCGCGCACCTCGATGTCGGGCATCTCGCCGCAGCCGATCGGCTGAGTCCGGTGACGGGAGCGCGGCGACCTGCTGCATGGCGGCTGCTCACGCGCCCCGAGCACATCGAGCTCTGA
- a CDS encoding glycosyltransferase family 2 protein, which translates to MALPDPAPGVSYVMPVLNEVAYIADAVGSVLRQEYDGPVEVILALGPSTDGTADVVAGLVAADPRIRIVENPGMDIPIGLNLAIEAARYPVIVRVDAHTELAPDYTARGVETLARTGAASVGGVMAAVGKPGVQAAIARAYNSRFGLGGASYHDDDAVEEGPAESAYLGVMDAAVLREIGGYDGSLRRGEDWELNFRLRSQGHLVWFDPALQVRYWPRSTWGALTRQFWATGVWRGELVRRLGGRNSLRYFAPPLFVLDLVLCVIAAPLLLTGLVSGWVAWVLALVYLGPVLYLALLAFAALRSQGGLLDRLRVAYAIAVMHVSWGSGFIVGVTRGAGDAVDTSRTES; encoded by the coding sequence ATGGCACTGCCGGACCCGGCGCCCGGCGTCTCGTACGTCATGCCGGTGCTCAACGAGGTCGCGTACATCGCGGACGCCGTCGGCTCGGTGCTCCGCCAGGAGTACGACGGCCCCGTCGAGGTGATCCTCGCGCTCGGCCCGTCGACCGACGGCACAGCGGATGTCGTGGCCGGGCTCGTCGCCGCCGACCCCCGCATCCGCATCGTCGAGAACCCGGGGATGGACATCCCGATCGGGCTCAACCTCGCGATCGAGGCGGCCCGCTATCCCGTGATCGTGCGCGTCGACGCGCACACCGAGCTCGCGCCCGACTACACGGCCCGCGGCGTGGAGACGCTCGCGCGCACGGGGGCGGCGAGCGTCGGCGGAGTCATGGCGGCGGTCGGCAAGCCGGGCGTGCAGGCCGCGATCGCGCGGGCCTACAACAGCCGCTTCGGCCTCGGCGGGGCGAGCTACCACGACGACGACGCCGTCGAAGAGGGTCCGGCCGAGTCGGCGTATCTCGGGGTCATGGATGCCGCGGTGCTGCGCGAGATCGGCGGCTACGACGGCAGCCTCCGCCGCGGCGAGGACTGGGAGCTCAACTTCCGTCTGCGCAGCCAGGGCCACCTCGTGTGGTTCGACCCCGCACTGCAGGTGCGCTACTGGCCTCGGTCGACGTGGGGCGCCCTGACCCGCCAGTTCTGGGCGACAGGAGTGTGGCGCGGGGAGCTCGTGCGGCGCCTCGGCGGCCGCAACTCGCTGCGCTACTTCGCCCCGCCGCTCTTCGTGCTCGACCTCGTGCTGTGCGTCATCGCTGCGCCCCTCCTGCTCACGGGCCTCGTCTCGGGCTGGGTCGCCTGGGTCCTCGCGCTCGTCTATCTCGGGCCCGTGCTCTACCTCGCGCTGCTCGCCTTCGCGGCGCTCCGCTCGCAGGGCGGGCTGCTCGACCGGCTGCGCGTCGCCTACGCGATCGCCGTCATGCACGTGAGCTGGGGCTCGGGCTTCATCGTCGGCGTCACGCGCGGCGCGGGCGACGCCGTCGACACGTCGCGCACGGAGTCCTGA
- a CDS encoding S1C family serine protease: MSDLESSENTTPEATEPAAPEQPAAAPVEPAPVAAASAPAETAPTEPFVPLPGTPAASAAPASGQVPPSLGGSAAQPSPAADAPKRQRSVAVPVIAAAIVAALLGGGAGAGVAAWAITSQQAEQSQGQSQPQTITVNNPDGADVVTAVAAKALDSVVTIRVSSSSSGGSGSGVILSSDGYVLTNTHVVTLDGASADGTIEVTTADGRIFPAKVVGLDPLVDLAVIKLQGASGLTAVEWGDSTKLDVGDQVVAIGAPLGLSNTVTDGIVSALGRSIQIQSSAVPDSGDDDATPDDRQNGGQGPFDFWNFDPEGGDGEPQQRQQSSTISLPVIQTDAAINPGNSGGALLNDTGQLVGINVAIASTGGSLSSSQSGSIGVGFAIPSSLAKRVAEEIIENGEATHGLLGATVSTATSAESDVVGAVIQDVTPGGAADKAGLKEGDVVTRFNGTAITSSTDLTAQVRALAAGADAELVYQRGGAERTVDVTLGELQL; the protein is encoded by the coding sequence ATGTCCGACCTCGAGTCGTCTGAGAACACCACCCCCGAAGCCACCGAGCCTGCCGCCCCCGAGCAGCCGGCCGCCGCGCCCGTCGAGCCCGCTCCCGTCGCTGCGGCGTCCGCCCCCGCGGAGACCGCCCCCACGGAGCCCTTCGTGCCGCTTCCCGGCACCCCCGCCGCGTCCGCCGCCCCCGCATCCGGCCAGGTGCCGCCGAGCCTCGGCGGTTCGGCGGCGCAGCCCTCCCCCGCCGCAGACGCGCCGAAGCGCCAGCGCTCGGTCGCCGTGCCCGTCATCGCGGCCGCGATCGTCGCCGCCCTCCTCGGCGGCGGAGCGGGTGCGGGCGTCGCGGCGTGGGCCATCACGAGCCAGCAGGCCGAGCAGTCGCAGGGCCAGTCGCAGCCGCAGACCATCACGGTCAACAACCCCGACGGCGCCGACGTCGTCACCGCCGTCGCCGCGAAGGCCCTCGACTCGGTCGTCACGATCCGCGTCTCGTCGAGCAGCTCGGGCGGCTCGGGCTCGGGCGTCATCCTCAGCTCCGACGGCTACGTGCTCACCAACACCCACGTCGTGACCCTCGACGGAGCCTCCGCCGACGGCACGATCGAGGTCACGACCGCCGACGGTCGCATCTTCCCCGCGAAGGTCGTGGGCCTCGACCCGCTCGTCGACCTCGCCGTCATCAAGCTGCAGGGCGCATCCGGGCTCACCGCCGTCGAGTGGGGCGACTCCACGAAGCTCGACGTCGGCGACCAGGTCGTCGCGATCGGCGCGCCGCTCGGCCTCTCGAACACCGTCACCGACGGCATCGTGAGCGCGCTCGGCCGCAGCATCCAGATCCAGTCGTCGGCCGTGCCCGACTCGGGCGACGACGACGCGACCCCCGACGACCGTCAGAACGGCGGCCAGGGCCCGTTCGACTTCTGGAACTTCGACCCGGAAGGCGGCGACGGCGAGCCGCAGCAGCGCCAGCAGTCGTCGACGATCTCGCTGCCCGTCATCCAGACCGACGCGGCCATCAACCCCGGCAACTCGGGCGGCGCGCTGCTCAACGACACGGGCCAGCTCGTCGGCATCAACGTCGCGATCGCCTCCACCGGGGGGTCCCTGTCGAGCAGCCAGAGCGGCTCGATCGGCGTCGGGTTCGCGATCCCGTCGTCGCTCGCGAAGCGCGTCGCCGAGGAGATCATCGAGAACGGCGAGGCCACGCACGGCCTGCTCGGCGCGACCGTCAGCACTGCCACCTCGGCCGAGTCGGACGTCGTGGGCGCCGTGATCCAGGACGTCACCCCCGGCGGCGCCGCCGACAAGGCCGGTCTCAAAGAGGGCGACGTCGTGACGCGCTTCAACGGCACCGCGATCACGAGCAGCACCGACCTCACGGCCCAGGTGCGCGCCCTCGCGGCGGGTGCGGATGCCGAGCTCGTCTACCAGCGCGGCGGCGCCGAGCGCACCGTCGACGTGACCCTCGGCGAGCTCCAGCTCTGA